GTAATCAAACTTCGATTCGCCATCCAACAGCGGAGCAGCTCTTGAATATCATCACCCTCACCGCAGATGTTTTAGTAGTCGGCGGCGGCACGGGGGGCACCGCCGCGGCGATTCAAGCCGCTCGACTTGGGGCCAAAACCGTTCTTGTGAGCGAGTTGCCTTGGTTAGGTGGCATGTTGACCGCGGCTGGCGTTGCTGCCCCCGATGGCAACGAACTGCTGGCCTGGCAAACGGGGGTGTGGGGGGCCTTTTTGCACGCGTTGCGCCAGCGCCAACCAGGGGGGTTCGACCATGCCTGGGTGAGCTTCTTTACCTATGAATCCAATATTGGTGCAGCCATTTTTGCCGACTGGGTGCAAGCGTTATCTAACCTGCAATGGATTACAGGATACAGACCCCGTGAGGTCATACGGGAGGGCGATCGCGTCTGTCATCCGCCGATTGGAAGCCGAGCCCGGTGCCAAGGTCCGGCTCGCCGAGCCGGGCCTTGGCAGACAATCACACCATTGGGAAAGCGGGTTCGGCACGATGCAGTGTTGTGCGGGATGCAGAAGCCGGCGGGATCAGAGCAGACCGCGGTAGCGCACCAGCAGTTGCACCATCGCCCAGGAGCCCAGCGCCACCAGGAAGTTCAGCAGTGGAATTCAGCCGCCGAGACGCGATCGCCCGAACCCTGGCAATTCGGCCCAAGTTGCTGCTACTGGATGAACCCTTTGGCGCGTTGGATGCCCTGACCCGTGGCAACCTGCAAGAGCAGTTGATGCGCATTTGTGAAGAAAACAACGTCACCGCCATCATGGTGACTCACGATGTAGATGAGGCGGTGCTGCTGAGTGATCGCATTGTCATGCTCACCAATGGCCCCGGTGCCAACATCGGTCGCATCCTTGATGTGGATATTCCTTGCCCTCGCAAGCGCATGGACGTGGTGGAACATTCCAGCTATTACAGCCTGCGTTCCGAAATCATTTACTTCCTCAACCAGCAGAAGCGGATCAAAAAGATTCGGTCGCGTAAATCGGCGACGATCGCTCCATGCCAAGCCGTTATCTCCGCGCCAGTTATCAAAAGCCCAGCTTATCAATCGGTTCAGATAATTATGATGATGGACTTTAGTAGAGCATGGCAGTTGCAGCAAATTTAAGTATAGACTTAAGAATATCGTTCAAGGCGAAAGCATAGATGTCTGTCTTCTGTTCGACATCAATGTCAGGTTTGAGTGACCCAGTCTCTCTCCTTGAGACACTCTCCATTCACAGGTAAATTTCTGACAGGTGTTTCAGTAGCGGCGGGCACTTGCCCGCCACCGCCACACACATTCGATAGCATGGAGTGGACACCATGAACAAGTTTGACTCAACTAAACTGCGGACCAAATTTGACAACACCAGCGAAGGCTGGCTAGTGCAGGTATATAGCGGCGATCGCCGCCTGCTCTGCGTGCTCGAGTCGTCTCACGCCTGGACTTTTTTGTTGGGCTGTGGGTTCGGTCTCCTACTGACGGTGGGGTGGTTTAACCTCGCCAGCTACAGTCCGTCCACGACTTATGAGCCGGCAACAACTCCCCCCGAAATGTGGATTGATTAGCTCAGCCATTGCTAGAAGAGTGGTGCCCACGCAACTCCTGTTCCCGATTTGGCCGGCCCCATACCGTCCTCTGGTGGAAACAAGCAGACGCTGGCCGGTTCGACTGGACAGTTAGGATGGAGCAGGCCAGTCCCCCGCAGATCGAGCCAGGATAACTTTGACAAATCCGTCAGGGCGTTCACCTCAGCCACAGGCGTGTTGTACAGGTCGAGCCAATGCGCGTTGGTTCAAACCTTGCAGCGGCGAAATATCGGCAACCTGAGTGTTGAACAGCAGCAGCTCTTCGAGTTCGCCTAGGTTTGTCAGTGGTGCAATATCCGTGATCGGATTGTTGCCCAACGAGAGCGATCGCAGCTCCGTCAAATTTTGCAGCGGTGCGACATCGGCAATCTCATTGCCAAATACAAATAGACTCTGGAGCTGTCTCAGATCGGCCAGGGGCTACAGGTCGCGGATGCGGTTATTGCCTAGAGCAAGATACCAAAGCTGATCAAGGTCTGCAAGGGGGAAAGAGCAGTGATCTGGTTGTTAAACGCCGCAAGTGACGCTAGGTTGTCGAGTTCGACCAGGGGTGACAGATCGGAGATGCGATTGTAGTAAATCGACAGCGTGCCCAGTTCTGTGAGCGCAGTGATGGGAGACAAATCCGCAATGTCGTTGTCGTACAGCGACAGGGTTTTGAGATTCGTGAGGGTTGCTAGCGGTTGCAGATCAGCGATGTTGTTGCTGTCTAGAAATAGATATTCCAGATTAGTGAGCGACTGTAGAGGGGTGATGTCTTCGATGTCGTTGACGGCCAGAGACAACCAGGTGACCTGGGTAAAGGCAGACAAGGGCCTTAAATCTTGCAACTCCAAGCGCTCTAGGATCAATGTTTCCTGCTGGCTGATCAAGGCGTCGGCAGCCACACAGTCTTTTGTCCCCGTGAGCAACAGCAGCTGATCAACAGTGTGAGCCGTTTCTGGTGGCAACTCTGCCCGCTCTTCACACCATTCGGTAAAGGTCTTTATAGAGGCATCGGGCACAGCAGCCGGCTCTAGAGACAAATTAATGACGCCCAAGCCGACTGCGATTGGCAGCGCCATCCAACGCAATTTGGGAAGTGCAGTCATAGAAAGCCCTTCTTAATAACAACAACGTATAGAGAAAATTCTGCGATCACAATTTACATTGACCAGAGATATACGGGTTTTCTGAGAATAGAAAAAACTTATGATTTGAATTTGATATTACTTAGCAGATCCATGTAGAGTGATCGCAAATTTGTGCGGATTTAAAGATAGACTTAAGCACATAGAGATTTGGGTCTTAATAAATCTTGATCTATGGGAGGTGCTGCGGGACAGCAACACCTTCCAGCCCCATTCGGAGACCGGCCATCTCTGAACCCCCTGTTGACAGGTTCTCGCGTAACACCTGTGCTGTAGGGGTGAAGCGCTTCACCCTTACTTTTTAAACCCCACTTATCACAATAATCACCCCTCGTTAGAGGAGGCGGAAGGAGGTTTTAGTGGATTTCTTGTCCGATTTCTTGACGAAATTCGGGGCGCAGTTGCAGTCCCCGACACTCGGCTTTCTGATTGGTGGTATAGTCATTGCCGCCCTCGGTAGCAAACTGCAAATTCCAGATGCGATCTATAAGTTCATCGTCTTCATGCTGCTCATCAAAATTGGCCTGAGCGGCGGCATTGCGATCCGCAATTCCAATCTGGTGGAGATGCTGTTGCCCGCGCTGTTCGCCGTGGTAATGGGGATCCTTATCGTGTTCATCGGGCGCTACACGTTGGCCAGGCTGCCGAACGTCAAAACCGATGATGCCATTGCGACCGCGGGCTTGTTCGGTGCTGTGAGTGGCTCTACCCTCGCCGCCGGCATAACGGTACTGGAAGCGCAAGGCATCGAATACGAGCCCTGGGCCGGCGCACTCTATCCCTTCATGGACATCCCAGCGCTCGTGACTGCGATCGTCGTGACCAGCATTTATACCAGCAAGCGGGAGCATCTCAGCAAGCAGCGCCGTACCGCAGGCGAGTATCTCAGTACCGCACGCGAGTATCCCAGTGCCGCAGGCGAGTATCTCAGTACCGCACGCGAGTATCCCAGTGCCGCAGGCGCGTCTCTCGGTACCGCAGGCGTGTCTTTCAGTACCGCAGGCGCGTCTCCCAGTACCGCAGGCGAGTATCCCAGCAAGCCGGAGTATCCCACCAGCAGGCAGGAGTATCTCAGCAAGCAGCGCATTACCGCAAGCGGGTATCCCAGCAAGCCGCGCGAGCGGGTCAAAATATGGCCCATCGTGAAAGAAAGCCTCGAGGGCTCTGCCCTATCGGCACTGCTACTCGGCCTCGCTCTAGGCCTGCTAACCCGGCCGGAAAGTGTCTTTGAAAGCTTCTACGAGCCCCTCTTCCGCGGCCTGCTTTCGATACTGATGCTGGTAATGGGTATGGAGGCCTGGTCAAGGATTGGCGAGCTGCGCAAGGTGGCCCAGTGGTACGCCGTATATGCCGTGGTGGCGCCGCTGCTGCATGGGTTTATCGCCTTCGGTCTCGGCATGATTGCCCACTACGCCACGGGGTTCAGCCCTGGCGGCGTCGCGCTCCTGGCCATCATTGCCGCCTCCAGTTCAGACATCTCAGGGCCGCCCACTTTACGAGCCGGTATCCCGTCGGCCAATCCCTCCGCCTACATAGGCGCGTCCACAGCCATCGGCACGCCGGTTGCGATTGCCATAGGAATACCGCTCTACATCGGGCTCACCCAGGCGCTGATGGGCAGCTGATCCCAGACGGGTCGCGGTCTGCCGGTGCTCCCCTGCCCCGGCGACCAACGCGGCGGCTATGTCAAGGTCTGCGTCGTCTCCATTCAACAGCCGCGCGGCCCATAGGGTTGTGTTGCCAACATGCTCAATGCGAAGTACGAGATCGCCTAACAAATCAAGCAGATGTTTTGCTTCTTGTTCAAATAGCTCTAACCATTTCGGATCGTATTCAGTAAGGACGACATCATCCATATTTGTTCCGTTTGACCCGCTGCGTTTGCTGAATGAATTGTAACTGTGCTTCATCAGTTTGGGTACGTAATCCCACTTCAGTTGTCGTCGTAACAATCAATCCCATAACGACGCAAGCCAAGCGCGATCGCAGGATCAACATTTTCATCTAGATGGAAGCAGATACGCTCATTCACTCCTTAACAGTCTCAGCTTTTGCTGTAGCCG
This window of the Chroococcidiopsis sp. CCMEE 29 genome carries:
- a CDS encoding leucine-rich repeat domain-containing protein encodes the protein MADLRQLQSLFVFGNEIADVAPLQNLTELRSLSLGNNPITDIAPLTNLGELEELLLFNTQVADISPLQGLNQRALARPVQHACG
- a CDS encoding leucine-rich repeat domain-containing protein, giving the protein MTALPKLRWMALPIAVGLGVINLSLEPAAVPDASIKTFTEWCEERAELPPETAHTVDQLLLLTGTKDCVAADALISQQETLILERLELQDLRPLSAFTQVTWLSLAVNDIEDITPLQSLTNLEYLFLDSNNIADLQPLATLTNLKTLSLYDNDIADLSPITALTELGTLSIYYNRISDLSPLVELDNLASLAAFNNQITALSPLQTLISFGILL
- a CDS encoding sodium-dependent bicarbonate transport family permease, which gives rise to MDFLSDFLTKFGAQLQSPTLGFLIGGIVIAALGSKLQIPDAIYKFIVFMLLIKIGLSGGIAIRNSNLVEMLLPALFAVVMGILIVFIGRYTLARLPNVKTDDAIATAGLFGAVSGSTLAAGITVLEAQGIEYEPWAGALYPFMDIPALVTAIVVTSIYTSKREHLSKQRRTAGEYLSTAREYPSAAGEYLSTAREYPSAAGASLGTAGVSFSTAGASPSTAGEYPSKPEYPTSRQEYLSKQRITASGYPSKPRERVKIWPIVKESLEGSALSALLLGLALGLLTRPESVFESFYEPLFRGLLSILMLVMGMEAWSRIGELRKVAQWYAVYAVVAPLLHGFIAFGLGMIAHYATGFSPGGVALLAIIAASSSDISGPPTLRAGIPSANPSAYIGASTAIGTPVAIAIGIPLYIGLTQALMGS